A DNA window from Thermomicrobiales bacterium contains the following coding sequences:
- a CDS encoding DUF1177 domain-containing protein, protein MVLRQVLDAFDVLDSAAVDGQRVAVLLSDSGVNDVQVERVTGPNGSTDFIKVIIPGSDGRASGGSAPTLGIIGRLGGLGARPERIGFVSDGDGALATIAAAMKLGHMQRNGDTLPGDVIVATHICPDAPVRPHDPVPFMASPVATSQMNQFEVDERMDAILSVDTTKGNRIINTRGFAISPTVKQGYILRVSEDLLDIMQWTTGRLPAVFALTTQDITPYGNDIFHLNSILQPATATAAPVVGVAITTEVPVPGSGTGATHLTDVEQVARFCIEVAKSFGAGQCSFHDADEFQLIVDLYGEMTHLQR, encoded by the coding sequence ATGGTTCTGCGGCAGGTACTGGATGCGTTCGATGTTCTGGATAGTGCGGCAGTCGATGGCCAGCGGGTCGCGGTGCTGCTGTCCGACAGCGGCGTCAACGACGTGCAGGTCGAGCGCGTGACAGGTCCGAACGGCTCCACCGATTTCATAAAGGTAATAATCCCGGGGAGCGACGGGCGCGCCTCGGGCGGAAGTGCGCCGACGCTCGGCATCATTGGCCGTCTCGGTGGACTTGGCGCGCGGCCGGAACGGATTGGCTTCGTGTCGGACGGCGACGGCGCGCTGGCCACAATCGCAGCAGCGATGAAGCTGGGCCATATGCAGCGAAACGGCGACACGCTCCCCGGCGATGTGATCGTCGCCACCCACATCTGTCCTGACGCGCCGGTGCGTCCCCACGACCCGGTGCCGTTCATGGCTTCCCCGGTCGCCACGTCACAGATGAACCAGTTTGAGGTCGATGAACGGATGGATGCGATCCTCTCGGTCGACACGACCAAGGGCAACCGCATCATCAACACACGTGGCTTTGCCATCTCCCCGACCGTGAAGCAGGGCTACATTCTGCGGGTCAGCGAGGATCTGCTCGACATCATGCAGTGGACGACGGGCCGCTTGCCGGCTGTGTTCGCGCTGACGACACAGGACATCACGCCGTATGGCAACGACATCTTCCATCTGAACAGCATCCTCCAACCGGCGACTGCTACTGCTGCGCCAGTTGTCGGCGTGGCGATCACGACTGAGGTTCCGGTACCCGGGTCGGGCACTGGGGCAACACACCTGACCGATGTAGAACAGGTGGCACGCTTCTGCATCGAGGTCGCCAAGTCATTCGGCGCAGGGCAATGCAGTTTCCATGATGCAGACGAGTTCCAGCTCATTGTCGATTTGTACGGCGAGATGACCCACCTTCAAAGGTAG
- a CDS encoding lantibiotic dehydratase family protein, whose amino-acid sequence MTTPPRHMFDCASPQAAFRALSPSSLNSTRTVCRHHRSLDAFSDHDHLPRITTGGLSLAAEQCRIDSATLWQTNASLLVKLCALERLRDRVGLPRWVVISNGLSKPVPFDLESVCAIRTIEQVARTTAHTVFIETVPAPPDFWISDADGEAFCSSITLRLPVDESSEMLAARTARQFVSKRATPK is encoded by the coding sequence ATGACTACCCCTCCCCGCCACATGTTCGATTGCGCCTCTCCACAGGCAGCATTCCGGGCATTATCGCCGAGCAGCCTGAACAGCACGCGAACTGTATGTCGCCATCACCGATCGCTCGATGCGTTCTCTGATCACGATCATCTGCCACGGATTACTACCGGCGGACTCAGCCTGGCCGCAGAGCAGTGTCGCATCGACTCCGCGACTCTCTGGCAGACAAATGCCTCGCTGCTCGTCAAGCTCTGCGCGCTCGAACGCCTGCGTGATCGGGTCGGACTCCCGCGCTGGGTCGTTATCTCGAACGGTCTCAGCAAGCCGGTGCCATTCGATCTGGAGAGCGTTTGCGCGATCCGCACCATCGAACAGGTTGCTCGAACCACCGCTCACACGGTGTTCATCGAGACGGTGCCGGCACCGCCTGACTTCTGGATTTCTGACGCGGACGGCGAGGCATTCTGCTCGTCGATCACGCTGCGGCTGCCGGTCGATGAGTCGTCAGAAATGCTGGCCGCGCGCACCGCTAGGCAGTTCGTGTCAAAGCGCGCTACACCCAAATGA
- a CDS encoding polysaccharide deacetylase, with protein MPLTRPTWPGGANCAVTLTFDNFGESFDLLRYGHAGGANADGIYAARRGVERVLDLLARRGVPGTFFVEGWNARKYAALARDVVDAGQEIAAHGWMHETWSQLQPDNERDLIHRAVDAITDATGIQPLGWRSPSGLATASTLRFIAEAGFQYDSSMADDDIPYLLQADASSKDEIVELPWTWTLDDAVYFAHPGAIRDPRSVVDQWIAEFDAAYLHTGCFMLVCHPRYIGRPARIGELERLITHIQQHDDVWFARCDQLAAATTGQPWAPHYPAPAVMGDGE; from the coding sequence ATGCCGTTGACCAGACCGACGTGGCCCGGTGGCGCGAACTGCGCAGTGACGTTGACGTTCGACAACTTCGGCGAGTCGTTCGACTTGCTGCGCTACGGGCACGCTGGCGGTGCGAATGCCGATGGCATCTACGCAGCCCGTCGTGGTGTCGAGCGCGTGCTCGACCTGCTTGCGCGTCGCGGCGTACCCGGCACATTCTTCGTCGAAGGCTGGAACGCACGCAAATACGCAGCCCTGGCGCGCGACGTGGTTGACGCCGGGCAGGAGATTGCGGCGCACGGCTGGATGCACGAGACCTGGAGTCAGCTCCAGCCCGACAACGAGCGCGATCTGATTCATCGCGCAGTGGACGCGATTACCGACGCCACCGGCATCCAACCGCTCGGCTGGCGCTCGCCCTCCGGACTGGCGACCGCCTCGACGCTGCGCTTCATCGCCGAAGCCGGATTCCAGTACGACAGCTCGATGGCGGACGACGACATCCCGTACCTCTTGCAGGCCGATGCTTCATCCAAAGACGAGATCGTCGAGCTGCCGTGGACGTGGACTCTGGACGATGCCGTCTACTTCGCGCACCCCGGCGCAATCCGCGACCCGCGCAGTGTCGTTGACCAGTGGATCGCCGAGTTCGATGCAGCCTATCTGCACACAGGCTGTTTCATGCTCGTGTGCCACCCGCGCTACATCGGTCGCCCGGCCCGCATCGGTGAGCTGGAACGCCTCATCACTCACATCCAGCAGCACGACGACGTCTGGTTCGCCCGCTGCGACCAACTCGCCGCCGCGACTACTGGACAACCGTGGGCTCCGCACTACCCGGCACCGGCGGTGATGGGGGATGGGGAGTAG